One segment of Tamlana crocina DNA contains the following:
- a CDS encoding SusD/RagB family nutrient-binding outer membrane lipoprotein, which produces MKNILKLLFFFVLITSCEENLNINENPNTPVNVDKSFVLTAAQGSLATGLGGQLSNLGGFLAQYHTQPPSASQYLSIDTYNMNIDFSDRLWNEIWAGCLNDLKFVMEKSDEEGDTGSFLIATLLRVYTFQVLTDLYGDIPYSQALLGDQNITPSPDSQADIYTGLLAEIDSALSKYNNNPVASNVGAQDAIYNADMDEWVRFANTLKLKLYIRMAYTSQADPSAVTALLAVDNFITSDAKFALYEDAVDKANPFYDVQIDRLGDVNNIASNSLLQFLLTNGDPRDAAIYRLNDDTPGIFRGIDQGDRGNYASEVASNFSRPNITATTPVYLMTVSESNFLQAEALIRYSGGTGAKAKYDAGISNSFLTYGLDPSLANALTGPGGVYEYVPSTDIETSIRQVIIQKWISLAYVNNIEGFFETNRTQYPETVALGDEDYTNGSFVASVGSVLTGTQTPNTLFYPDTETSKNPNITQKTSLTEKVWWDQK; this is translated from the coding sequence ATGAAAAATATTTTAAAGCTTCTTTTTTTCTTCGTGCTCATTACTTCATGTGAAGAGAATCTGAATATAAATGAAAACCCAAACACCCCAGTGAATGTTGACAAAAGTTTTGTACTGACTGCCGCTCAAGGTTCTTTGGCTACCGGATTGGGGGGACAATTATCAAATTTAGGGGGCTTTTTAGCTCAATACCATACACAGCCCCCTAGTGCGTCTCAGTATCTTTCAATAGATACATACAACATGAATATCGATTTTTCAGACAGATTATGGAATGAAATTTGGGCGGGTTGCTTGAACGATTTGAAGTTTGTTATGGAGAAATCGGATGAAGAAGGAGATACTGGATCATTTTTAATCGCAACATTACTAAGGGTTTATACGTTTCAAGTGTTGACTGACTTGTATGGAGACATTCCTTATTCGCAAGCATTATTAGGAGATCAAAACATTACGCCAAGTCCAGATTCTCAAGCAGATATTTACACCGGATTGCTAGCAGAAATTGATTCAGCATTAAGCAAATATAATAATAATCCTGTTGCCTCAAATGTTGGTGCGCAAGATGCAATTTATAATGCTGATATGGATGAATGGGTAAGATTTGCAAACACGTTAAAATTGAAGTTATACATTAGAATGGCATACACTTCACAAGCTGACCCTTCAGCCGTAACTGCACTTTTAGCAGTTGACAATTTTATTACCTCCGATGCTAAATTTGCCTTATATGAAGATGCCGTAGATAAAGCAAACCCATTCTACGACGTTCAAATAGATCGCCTAGGTGATGTCAACAATATTGCAAGTAATTCTTTACTTCAATTCTTGTTAACAAATGGCGACCCGCGAGATGCGGCAATATACAGATTAAACGACGACACTCCTGGAATATTTAGAGGGATTGACCAAGGTGATCGCGGTAATTATGCTTCTGAAGTCGCATCAAATTTTTCAAGACCAAACATTACCGCTACTACGCCTGTTTACTTAATGACTGTCTCTGAAAGCAATTTCCTTCAAGCAGAAGCTTTAATTAGATATTCTGGAGGTACTGGTGCAAAAGCTAAATATGATGCTGGTATTTCGAACTCTTTTTTAACTTATGGTCTTGACCCTAGCTTAGCCAATGCTTTAACTGGCCCAGGAGGAGTTTATGAATATGTTCCTTCAACAGATATTGAAACGTCGATAAGGCAAGTGATTATTCAGAAGTGGATCTCTTTAGCCTATGTGAATAATATTGAAGGATTCTTTGAAACAAACAGAACTCAATACCCTGAAACTGTAGCCCTTGGAGATGAAGATTATACAAATGGTAGTTTTGTAGCATCAGTAGGTTCTGTTTTAACAGGTACTCAAACACCAAATACACTTTTCTATCCTGACACAGAAACCTCAAAAAACCCTAATATCACTCAGAAGACTTCATTAACAGAGAAGGTATGGTGGGATCAAAAATAA
- the rlmB gene encoding 23S rRNA (guanosine(2251)-2'-O)-methyltransferase RlmB yields the protein MENQTQIFGIRAIIEAINAGKTIDKVFLQKGLKGDLFSELESLINKTSLNKSYVPIEKLNKLTKGNHQGAVAQISPIAFYDMEELVLQVTESGKTPLFLLLDQLSDVRNFGAIIRTAECTGVDGIIIQKKGAAPINGDTIKTSAGAVFKVPICKVDHIKDAVFYMQASGIKVIAATEKTNDSLFDVSFTEPSAIIMGSEGRGINPSILKVVDSKAKLPLLGDIESLNVSVACGAFLYEAVRQRIAP from the coding sequence ATGGAAAACCAAACTCAAATTTTCGGGATAAGAGCAATCATAGAAGCCATAAATGCAGGAAAGACCATTGATAAAGTCTTTCTTCAAAAAGGCTTAAAGGGCGATTTATTTAGCGAACTGGAATCGTTAATCAACAAAACGTCTCTTAATAAATCCTATGTTCCTATTGAGAAATTGAACAAACTTACCAAAGGCAACCATCAAGGTGCAGTGGCGCAAATATCACCCATCGCATTTTACGACATGGAAGAATTGGTTTTGCAAGTTACGGAATCTGGAAAAACACCCTTGTTTTTGTTGTTGGACCAATTGAGTGATGTGCGTAATTTTGGTGCTATTATACGTACTGCAGAATGCACAGGAGTCGATGGAATTATCATTCAGAAAAAAGGTGCTGCTCCCATTAATGGCGATACTATAAAAACCAGTGCTGGGGCAGTATTTAAAGTTCCCATTTGTAAAGTGGACCATATTAAAGATGCTGTGTTTTACATGCAAGCATCAGGAATTAAAGTGATTGCTGCAACCGAAAAAACGAACGATTCATTGTTCGACGTTTCATTTACCGAACCAAGCGCTATTATTATGGGTTCTGAAGGTCGTGGCATTAACCCATCAATTTTAAAAGTTGTAGATTCCAAAGCTAAACTGCCTTTATTGGGCGATATTGAATCGTTAAATGTATCGGTAGCCTGTGGCGCCTTTTTGTACGAAGCGGTAAGACAACGTATAGCTCCCTAA
- a CDS encoding immunoglobulin-like domain-containing protein: MKIKNKFIGLISVICLLVVLASCSEASPIKSQITEFPSFEIDEPYSIIQTGSSFSDSGVKAIAGTDELPFTTSGTVNTNTPGVYKLDYAATNDDGFDGTAFRYIIVVDNPDFVKSSDLSGSYTRDSNSAHIMTLTKVADGVYHADDILPTNNISVFVFHVSDTEVVIPRQPSRFGDIVADPSDVSGSSGIISGDGDITLNTFIGCCGIFTRNFLKD, translated from the coding sequence ATGAAAATAAAAAATAAATTTATAGGGCTTATTTCTGTAATTTGCTTGCTAGTTGTATTAGCATCTTGTTCTGAAGCTAGTCCAATTAAGTCGCAAATTACTGAATTTCCTAGTTTTGAGATCGATGAACCATATTCAATCATTCAAACAGGATCTTCGTTCTCTGACTCTGGAGTAAAAGCTATTGCAGGGACAGACGAACTACCTTTTACAACATCCGGCACGGTTAACACAAATACTCCAGGTGTATACAAACTAGATTATGCCGCTACTAACGATGATGGTTTTGATGGAACCGCTTTTAGGTATATAATTGTTGTTGACAATCCAGATTTTGTTAAGTCAAGTGATTTAAGCGGAAGCTACACAAGAGATTCTAACTCTGCTCATATTATGACTTTAACTAAAGTCGCAGACGGTGTTTACCATGCTGATGATATTTTACCAACAAACAACATATCTGTATTTGTATTCCATGTTTCTGACACCGAAGTCGTTATACCACGACAACCAAGCCGTTTCGGTGATATTGTTGCTGACCCAAGTGATGTATCAGGAAGCAGTGGGATCATATCTGGAGATGGAGATATCACCCTCAATACATTTATTGGATGCTGTGGCATATTTACTCGTAATTTTCTTAAAGACTAA
- a CDS encoding SusC/RagA family TonB-linked outer membrane protein, with the protein MKTKFSGILTLLLAFVVQLTFAQEKTISGTVLDGSGLPLPGATVLIKGTTTGTSSDFDGKYSISAPQGATLVFSFVGYATQEKTVGASNTINVTMIEDAAALEEVVVTALGIKREKKSLGSAITTLDSESLNEGAQTNISDAIKGKVAGVVISNASTDPGASSGVIIRGFSTLSGSNQPLYIIDGVPVNNGSTSSETNTNSSVDGLNRSYDFGNGAGDINPENIESISILKGASSTALYGSRAANGVVIITTKKGASDKLSIEFSTQATFTDLLRAPNYQTQFGQGWDGQHFLNENGSWGPRFNNEVLVWGNVVNNSQKIKRYAFQKDQWRNFFDIGTSYVTNLAISGGSGGTSGRIAFNNTTADGIYPTSNDSNERNTISASFNSKIDFLTFSGTLNYVGTRGSGIQGGQGNSVINNLMQIPTDFDITEFKDYKNDPFNNVSNYYTPFGITNPYFTLNEDGAKYTKERVYGSFDVSAEINNWLSATYRLGIDSYSDYTKVWNAIIDAVPGSPNDGTTTEQPGFYGEFQNFVKQVNHDILLNLNFDVNEDFNIASTFGFNYNDRSTLGSSATVSSQDIPDFYSLSNSASPVAAASTISKRRLFGVLNSTTFSFKDMLFLTANLRNDWYSTLPEENRSVLYGGANASWVMTETFPGIKNILSYGKIRVGYGETGVDTDPYQISPVNVAGNNDNQGFRDLLFPVGGLNAFEVGNRAGNPDLAPERRKEFEIGAELSFLKNRINLDFAYYDATVEDQILSLPLASTSGFTNQTANIGTISNKGYEALLTLGLFKNIDGFNWDMAFNYSTNDAILEKLDDRVEQIALGGLSTISLVAREGQPIALIEGSVPLRDPNGNIVVDAVGVPVAAPEKEVYGDTQYDYTLGISNNFSYKGFSFGFSFDIRQGGLMFSRTASNTRFTGNSITTTINDRNPYIIPGSVVRIDDGNGNISYEENTIPIDIEHWDDYYRAVANERGDVIDKSFVKLREVTFGYNFSKKIIKKTPFESLSINVVGRNLLLFTPESNQYIDPEVSTFGTDLASLFGEFSANPSTRSLGIILKAKF; encoded by the coding sequence ATGAAAACAAAGTTTAGTGGAATTTTAACGCTATTACTAGCGTTTGTTGTGCAATTAACTTTTGCACAAGAAAAGACAATTTCAGGTACAGTTTTGGATGGCTCTGGCCTACCACTCCCTGGAGCAACTGTCTTAATTAAAGGTACTACAACAGGTACATCTTCAGATTTTGATGGCAAATACTCTATCTCTGCACCCCAAGGCGCTACCTTGGTGTTCAGTTTTGTGGGCTATGCCACTCAAGAAAAAACTGTTGGAGCATCGAACACGATTAATGTCACCATGATTGAAGATGCAGCTGCTTTAGAAGAAGTTGTTGTAACTGCTTTGGGGATTAAAAGAGAGAAGAAATCTCTTGGTTCTGCAATTACAACTCTGGACAGTGAATCCTTAAACGAAGGAGCTCAAACAAACATTTCGGATGCTATTAAAGGCAAGGTTGCTGGTGTGGTTATTTCAAATGCAAGTACTGACCCTGGAGCTTCATCTGGAGTTATTATTAGAGGTTTTAGTACTCTTAGTGGAAGTAACCAACCTTTGTATATTATTGATGGCGTTCCGGTTAATAACGGTTCAACATCAAGTGAAACCAATACCAATTCATCTGTTGACGGATTAAATCGCTCATATGATTTCGGAAATGGAGCTGGAGACATAAACCCTGAAAATATCGAATCAATCTCGATTTTAAAGGGTGCTTCAAGTACAGCTCTTTACGGTTCTAGAGCAGCAAACGGTGTTGTAATTATTACTACTAAGAAAGGGGCATCGGACAAGCTAAGTATTGAGTTTTCTACTCAAGCAACGTTTACAGATCTCTTGAGAGCTCCTAATTACCAAACTCAATTTGGTCAAGGATGGGATGGACAGCATTTCTTAAATGAAAATGGTTCTTGGGGACCTAGATTCAACAATGAAGTTCTCGTTTGGGGTAATGTCGTTAACAACTCCCAGAAAATAAAGCGGTATGCTTTTCAAAAAGATCAATGGAGAAACTTTTTTGATATTGGCACATCTTACGTAACCAACTTGGCGATTTCAGGAGGTTCGGGTGGCACATCAGGCAGAATTGCATTTAATAATACTACTGCTGATGGTATATATCCAACCAGTAACGACTCTAATGAAAGAAACACTATTTCTGCTTCGTTTAATTCAAAAATAGATTTTCTAACGTTTAGCGGTACCCTAAATTATGTGGGGACCAGAGGTTCAGGTATTCAAGGAGGCCAAGGGAATAGTGTTATTAATAACTTAATGCAGATCCCAACTGATTTTGACATTACTGAGTTTAAGGACTATAAAAATGACCCGTTCAATAATGTTAGTAATTATTACACACCCTTTGGCATAACTAATCCATACTTTACGCTAAACGAAGACGGAGCAAAATATACAAAAGAAAGAGTTTATGGTTCATTTGATGTAAGTGCTGAAATTAATAATTGGTTAAGTGCAACTTACCGATTAGGTATTGATTCTTACTCTGACTACACAAAAGTATGGAATGCTATTATTGACGCTGTTCCAGGAAGTCCAAACGACGGGACTACTACTGAACAACCTGGCTTCTACGGTGAGTTTCAGAACTTTGTAAAACAAGTTAACCATGACATTTTATTAAATCTTAACTTTGATGTAAACGAAGATTTTAACATTGCATCAACATTTGGATTCAACTACAATGATAGAAGCACATTAGGATCTAGTGCAACTGTTTCATCACAGGATATACCCGATTTTTACTCTCTATCTAATTCAGCAAGTCCAGTAGCAGCAGCTTCAACTATATCTAAAAGAAGATTATTTGGTGTTTTAAATTCAACAACCTTTTCCTTTAAAGACATGCTTTTTCTTACAGCAAATCTTAGAAATGATTGGTACTCTACTTTGCCTGAGGAGAATCGTTCAGTTCTCTATGGAGGCGCCAATGCCTCATGGGTTATGACCGAAACTTTTCCAGGTATTAAAAACATACTTAGTTACGGTAAAATAAGAGTTGGTTATGGAGAAACTGGAGTTGACACGGATCCGTACCAAATATCTCCTGTAAATGTTGCAGGAAACAATGACAATCAAGGATTTAGAGACCTTCTATTCCCTGTGGGAGGATTAAATGCTTTTGAGGTAGGAAATAGAGCTGGTAACCCAGACTTAGCGCCTGAAAGGAGAAAAGAATTCGAAATTGGTGCTGAATTATCATTTTTAAAGAATCGTATTAATCTAGACTTTGCGTATTACGACGCTACTGTTGAAGATCAGATTTTGAGTTTACCTTTAGCGTCTACTTCTGGTTTTACAAATCAAACAGCTAATATTGGTACTATTTCAAATAAAGGGTACGAAGCCTTGCTTACTTTAGGCCTATTTAAAAATATTGATGGTTTTAATTGGGATATGGCTTTTAATTATTCTACCAACGACGCCATATTAGAAAAACTTGACGATAGAGTAGAACAAATTGCCCTAGGTGGCTTGAGCACAATAAGCTTGGTTGCTAGAGAAGGACAACCAATAGCTTTGATAGAGGGAAGCGTTCCTTTGAGAGATCCCAATGGAAACATCGTTGTTGACGCTGTTGGTGTTCCAGTAGCAGCTCCTGAAAAAGAAGTTTATGGTGACACTCAGTATGACTACACATTAGGCATATCTAATAATTTTTCTTACAAAGGGTTTTCTTTCGGCTTTTCATTCGATATTCGACAAGGAGGTTTAATGTTTAGTCGCACAGCTAGTAACACTCGCTTTACAGGTAATTCGATTACAACAACAATTAATGATAGAAACCCTTACATTATCCCTGGCTCAGTAGTTCGAATTGACGATGGTAATGGTAACATAAGTTACGAAGAAAATACTATACCAATAGATATTGAACATTGGGATGATTATTATAGAGCAGTCGCTAATGAAAGAGGCGATGTTATAGACAAGTCTTTTGTTAAGTTAAGAGAGGTTACTTTTGGTTACAATTTTTCAAAAAAAATAATTAAAAAGACCCCTTTTGAATCATTGTCAATAAATGTTGTAGGCCGGAATCTTTTATTGTTCACACCTGAATCTAATCAATATATTGACCCTGAGGTGTCTACATTTGGTACAGATTTAGCTAGTCTTTTTGGTGAGTTCAGTGCCAATCCAAGTACTAGAAGTCTAGGAATTATACTTAAGGCCAAATTTTAA
- a CDS encoding POTRA domain-containing protein, with amino-acid sequence MYIIFPPKSFGQNLWLNIKGAKSDETKTVDSLNYQKRHVDFKSLTTEVNNTQQTLYELGYIENEAYGIEKINDSTFSVKIALKRKFNSIRIYYDNETLNASTIKPISNEIFDGYFETPFNQVEKALNRINQKISENGLPFSKLNLSDIKIKNDSTIQAQLIIRSAKKPRSIDNIVLRGYEKFPKSFLKHYLKIKPGQVFDLTAIKNKTEQLANLNFAKELRSPEVLFSKDSTILYVYTEKTTSNAFDGFLGFGTNEDSNKLEFDGYLSLNLTNNLNFGESFRLLYKSDENDQKTFESNVTMPYVFNSPIGIEFALRIFKKDSSFTTTNQTAKINYQINAKHHIDLGITSTESSYLQSTNSPTLRDYDSNFFTISHQYNNLQASNVLFPIKSHFNIEIGIGKRKTESDSEKQTLLSLNASNIFNLNTKNSIYLRTTGAYLQSDSYFENELFRFGGINSIRGFEENSLFASLFGLINTEYRYQLANTVYIHTIFDAAYFDNKITSVQQKLFGFGFGFGLLTKAGLFKLNYANGKNENTNFKLSDSKVHLSLTAFF; translated from the coding sequence ATGTATATTATTTTTCCTCCGAAGAGTTTCGGACAAAATTTATGGCTTAACATAAAAGGTGCAAAAAGCGACGAAACCAAGACAGTAGATTCCCTTAATTACCAAAAACGGCATGTCGATTTTAAGTCTTTAACTACCGAAGTAAACAACACACAGCAAACACTTTATGAACTGGGCTATATTGAAAATGAAGCTTACGGCATTGAAAAAATAAACGACTCCACATTTTCAGTGAAAATCGCTTTAAAAAGGAAATTCAATAGCATTCGTATTTATTATGACAACGAAACATTGAATGCATCGACAATCAAACCCATTTCAAACGAAATATTTGATGGCTATTTTGAAACACCCTTTAATCAAGTTGAAAAAGCACTGAATCGCATCAACCAAAAAATTTCAGAAAACGGACTACCTTTTTCAAAATTGAACTTATCGGATATCAAAATAAAAAACGACTCCACGATACAAGCTCAACTCATAATCCGTTCCGCCAAAAAGCCACGTTCCATTGACAACATTGTTTTAAGGGGTTACGAAAAATTCCCGAAAAGCTTTTTAAAACACTATTTAAAAATCAAACCCGGGCAGGTTTTTGATTTAACCGCCATAAAAAATAAAACCGAACAATTGGCAAATCTGAATTTCGCAAAAGAACTCAGGTCACCCGAAGTACTATTTTCAAAAGACTCGACCATATTATATGTCTACACAGAAAAAACTACGAGCAACGCTTTTGACGGATTTTTAGGTTTTGGCACCAATGAAGACAGCAATAAATTAGAATTTGACGGCTACCTAAGCCTAAACCTGACCAACAATTTAAATTTTGGCGAGTCCTTTAGGCTATTATACAAAAGTGACGAAAACGACCAAAAAACATTTGAAAGCAACGTTACGATGCCCTATGTTTTTAATTCCCCCATAGGAATAGAATTTGCATTACGTATTTTCAAAAAAGACTCATCATTCACAACCACCAACCAAACCGCCAAAATAAATTACCAAATAAACGCCAAACACCACATTGATCTAGGAATAACTTCAACAGAATCCAGTTATTTACAATCCACCAACTCTCCAACCCTTCGAGACTACGACTCTAATTTTTTCACAATTTCACACCAATACAACAATCTGCAAGCTTCCAACGTATTATTTCCTATAAAATCACATTTCAACATCGAAATAGGGATAGGCAAAAGAAAAACGGAATCAGACTCCGAAAAACAAACACTGCTAAGCTTGAACGCCTCAAACATATTCAACCTTAACACTAAAAATTCTATATACTTGAGAACGACTGGGGCTTATTTACAATCGGACAGTTATTTTGAAAATGAGCTCTTTCGTTTTGGCGGCATCAATTCAATTAGAGGCTTTGAAGAAAACAGCCTTTTCGCGTCATTGTTCGGCTTAATCAACACCGAGTACCGTTACCAATTGGCCAATACGGTTTACATACACACTATTTTCGACGCAGCGTACTTTGACAACAAAATCACTTCCGTTCAACAAAAACTTTTTGGATTTGGTTTCGGATTCGGGCTACTCACCAAAGCTGGCTTATTTAAACTGAATTATGCTAACGGCAAAAATGAAAACACCAACTTTAAACTTTCCGACTCCAAAGTCCACCTCAGTTTAACGGCATTTTTTTAA
- a CDS encoding lipid-binding protein yields MKNHLKYILILLSLTVSLFTSCETEEGYKDFNVEKTDVIELSGDWYVETSLNGSVVLGYEIITTSNTANDNSAIRIFDHEHIWAFNIAVPVNVENLTFEGSSLSSDVDGYQITVNITNGKIEKNGTLTSDTNMTTDLISFDAEFSDEPGNIYHIEGYKRSGYLEDEH; encoded by the coding sequence ATGAAAAATCATTTGAAATACATTCTTATATTGCTTTCACTTACTGTATCTCTATTCACTTCATGTGAAACAGAAGAAGGCTATAAAGATTTTAATGTTGAAAAAACAGATGTAATTGAATTATCTGGAGACTGGTATGTTGAAACATCTTTAAATGGAAGTGTTGTTCTTGGTTATGAAATTATCACAACTTCAAACACAGCGAATGATAACTCAGCCATTAGAATATTTGACCATGAGCATATCTGGGCGTTTAATATTGCTGTTCCTGTTAACGTAGAAAACTTAACATTTGAGGGATCAAGTTTGTCAAGCGACGTTGATGGCTATCAAATAACAGTAAACATTACCAATGGAAAAATTGAGAAAAATGGGACTCTTACCAGTGACACCAATATGACTACTGATTTAATTTCATTTGACGCTGAGTTTTCGGATGAACCAGGAAACATATATCACATTGAAGGCTATAAACGTAGTGGCTATTTAGAAGATGAGCATTAA
- a CDS encoding rhomboid family intramembrane serine protease → MKTQDHFKFSTGVVAYPVCFVLVIWLVFWFEVRFGYNFSKYGVYPQTLKGLRGIVLSPFIHGSIQHIYHNTIPLFVLSVALFYFYRNISWKIIIYGILLSGFLTWCIGRPSYHIGASGLIYVLVSFTFFKGVFAKHFRLIALSLLVVFLYGSMIWYTMPIEEGVSWEGHLGGLITGLLFAIAFRKQIAKPKKYEWEEDTFNEDDDPFLKHFDEDGNFIEAPSNFSKGEELGNDNKDKITVNYVFKPKPQNSDEVGKNSPFGG, encoded by the coding sequence ATGAAAACGCAAGACCATTTTAAATTTTCAACGGGGGTAGTGGCCTACCCCGTTTGTTTTGTGCTTGTTATTTGGTTGGTGTTTTGGTTCGAAGTACGTTTTGGGTATAATTTCAGTAAATATGGGGTTTATCCGCAAACTTTAAAAGGACTACGAGGCATAGTGCTTAGCCCGTTTATCCATGGCAGTATCCAGCATATTTATCATAACACCATTCCGTTGTTTGTGCTATCGGTGGCGCTGTTTTATTTCTATCGCAATATTTCTTGGAAAATTATAATTTATGGCATATTGCTGTCTGGTTTTTTAACGTGGTGTATTGGTCGACCATCGTACCATATTGGGGCTAGCGGACTCATTTATGTTCTGGTAAGTTTCACCTTTTTTAAAGGTGTTTTTGCTAAACATTTTAGGCTTATTGCTTTATCGTTGTTAGTCGTGTTTCTTTACGGAAGTATGATTTGGTACACCATGCCCATTGAGGAAGGTGTTTCGTGGGAAGGTCATTTGGGAGGATTAATAACCGGATTGTTGTTTGCCATTGCTTTTAGAAAGCAAATTGCTAAACCCAAAAAATATGAATGGGAAGAAGACACTTTTAATGAAGATGACGACCCGTTTTTGAAGCATTTTGATGAAGACGGCAACTTTATAGAAGCTCCTTCTAACTTCTCCAAAGGGGAAGAACTTGGTAATGATAATAAGGATAAAATTACTGTAAACTATGTTTTTAAACCGAAGCCCCAAAATTCAGATGAGGTAGGCAAGAATTCCCCCTTTGGGGGTTAG
- a CDS encoding replication-associated recombination protein A, producing MNANEPLAERLRPKTLDDYVSQTHLVGPNGSLTQHIKQGLIPSMVFWGPPGTGKTTLANIIATESGRPFYTLSAINSGVKDVRDVIEKAKKSGGLFTTKNPILFIDEIHRFSKSQQDSLLQAVEKGWITLIGATTENPSFEVISALLSRCQVYILNAFDKTDLETLLKRAIEKDEFISKKNIDLQETDALLRLSGGDARKLLNIFELIINSYDSEPIVITDEAVLQRVQNNTVRYDKTGEQHYDIISAFIKSIRGSDPNGAVYWLARMIEGGEDVKFIARRLLISASEDIGNANPTALVIANNTFQAVTTIGYPESRIILSQCATYLACSPKSNAAYQAIGNAQQLVRQTGDLSVPLEIRNAPTKLMKELGYGDNYKYAHNYENNFANQEFLPDEIKNTKLYDPGNNARENAHREFLKQRWKDKYNY from the coding sequence ATGAATGCAAACGAACCTTTAGCAGAACGATTACGGCCAAAAACCTTAGACGATTACGTAAGTCAAACCCATTTGGTGGGGCCAAACGGCTCGTTAACACAGCACATTAAACAAGGTTTGATTCCGTCCATGGTTTTCTGGGGGCCACCGGGAACGGGAAAAACCACTTTGGCCAATATTATTGCCACTGAATCGGGCCGACCTTTTTATACTTTGAGTGCCATAAACTCAGGGGTGAAAGACGTTCGTGATGTGATTGAAAAAGCCAAAAAAAGTGGTGGACTTTTCACCACCAAAAACCCCATTTTATTTATTGACGAAATCCATCGTTTTAGTAAATCGCAACAAGATTCGCTGTTACAGGCCGTTGAAAAAGGATGGATAACCCTTATTGGCGCCACCACCGAAAACCCCAGCTTTGAGGTTATTTCGGCATTGCTTTCCCGCTGTCAGGTGTATATTTTAAATGCCTTCGACAAAACCGATTTGGAAACTTTGTTGAAACGTGCCATTGAAAAAGACGAATTCATTTCAAAAAAAAATATCGACTTACAGGAAACCGATGCGCTATTGCGGTTGTCTGGCGGCGATGCCCGAAAACTGCTCAATATTTTTGAACTCATCATTAATTCCTACGATTCCGAACCCATTGTAATCACCGACGAAGCCGTACTGCAACGCGTACAAAACAACACGGTACGCTACGACAAAACTGGCGAACAGCACTACGACATCATTTCGGCATTCATAAAATCCATTCGTGGCAGCGACCCCAACGGTGCCGTATATTGGCTGGCCCGCATGATTGAGGGCGGCGAAGATGTAAAATTTATTGCCCGCCGGTTGCTTATTTCGGCCAGCGAAGATATCGGCAACGCCAACCCCACGGCCCTGGTCATTGCCAACAACACCTTCCAGGCCGTAACCACCATTGGTTACCCCGAATCGCGCATTATCCTGAGCCAGTGTGCCACCTATTTGGCCTGCTCGCCCAAAAGTAACGCCGCCTACCAGGCTATAGGCAATGCCCAACAATTGGTGAGGCAAACGGGCGATTTAAGCGTTCCATTGGAAATTCGTAACGCCCCAACCAAACTCATGAAAGAACTCGGTTATGGCGATAATTACAAATATGCCCACAACTACGAGAACAACTTTGCCAATCAGGAATTTCTGCCCGACGAAATAAAAAACACCAAACTTTACGACCCCGGAAACAACGCCCGCGAAAATGCGCACCGCGAATTTTTAAAACAACGCTGGAAAGATAAGTACAACTATTAA